In Aquiflexum balticum DSM 16537, a single genomic region encodes these proteins:
- a CDS encoding lysoplasmalogenase, with the protein MKKKNILWLYLFLLVSMLDIFFTANGKSELRIYSKPLILITLWIYFYFNSIEIKGSLLRKSISAALIFSWMGDILLIFPNLFLYGLGAFLMAHICYIIGFKISQTNPFAVGQVNFIRLFFVNLPIYILAAFVYFLINPGLGTMKVPVVIYLIVIVMMATTARERYQKTIPASFWQVFLGAMLFMVSDGILAINMFFKPFPESGVLVMGTYVVAQLLIVMGIVAHFRKTN; encoded by the coding sequence ATGAAAAAGAAAAATATACTTTGGCTTTATTTATTTTTGCTGGTCAGCATGTTGGATATTTTTTTTACTGCCAATGGAAAATCTGAATTAAGAATTTATAGCAAACCACTTATCCTCATCACTTTATGGATCTATTTTTATTTTAACAGTATCGAAATAAAGGGATCGCTTTTGAGAAAAAGTATCAGTGCTGCCCTGATTTTCTCATGGATGGGAGACATACTCTTAATCTTCCCCAATTTATTCCTTTACGGACTTGGCGCCTTTCTGATGGCCCACATCTGTTATATTATCGGATTCAAAATCAGCCAAACCAACCCATTTGCGGTCGGACAGGTGAATTTTATCCGATTGTTTTTTGTAAACCTTCCCATTTATATCCTTGCAGCATTTGTTTATTTTCTGATCAATCCGGGATTGGGAACCATGAAAGTACCTGTGGTGATTTACCTTATTGTGATTGTGATGATGGCAACAACGGCAAGGGAAAGATATCAAAAAACAATACCGGCCAGTTTTTGGCAGGTATTTTTAGGAGCGATGTTATTTATGGTTTCTGATGGCATCTTGGCCATCAATATGTTTTTCAAACCCTTTCCCGAATCTGGAGTCCTGGTTATGGGAACATATGTTGTTGCCCAATTATTGATTGTTATGGGAATTGTGGCGCATTTTAGGAAAACCAACTGA
- the ytxJ gene encoding bacillithiol system redox-active protein YtxJ: MNWERIENVSQLEALKKESQDKPVLIFKHSSRCSISSMAFDRLNRNWKEADFEKVSPYFLDLISYRDISNKIAQEFGVYHQSPQVILIKNGKAVYDNSHMGISYRDIMSMVEG, from the coding sequence ATGAATTGGGAAAGAATAGAAAATGTCAGTCAACTGGAAGCATTGAAAAAGGAAAGCCAAGATAAGCCTGTGCTGATTTTCAAACATTCAAGTAGGTGTTCTATCAGCAGTATGGCGTTTGATAGGCTGAACCGGAATTGGAAGGAGGCGGATTTTGAAAAGGTTTCACCTTACTTTTTGGATCTGATCAGCTATCGTGATATTTCCAACAAAATTGCCCAGGAATTCGGAGTCTACCATCAATCTCCACAGGTCATCCTGATCAAAAATGGGAAAGCAGTCTATGACAACAGTCATATGGGGATCAGCTATAGGGATATTATGAGTATGGTAGAAGGATGA
- a CDS encoding DUF4403 family protein, translating to MKFQSIKLLFIFTILLHTSCKSIKPDRPPAATMLELPSSRSTVNIPIVIPLSYLEDNLNKDWSSKLFADKGLPLGGGLSADLDVTRTGKISLRGSENNTINVKVPMNIIGDLKIEKKVFGQNLSTNFPFNENLSPEISFIPVIGQNWDLNIQNLQINSWGRSMKYNLLGFEIDLDPLVRNQLQKVLDNQLKAANLSQLDFKHMAQETWDAFSDPYTVEQNGITAHFYSVPDKIMVKEEITPDQELILYLGLEGEMFSKLGSKPNIVKKDLPNISVNESKENQIDLVLPLTISYNDLDEYLNTTFSGQQIRTNNTTLIFPSNLKTQKYGDKTLLSMDFKAVRDGKKDVEGKMYFAGKPVFDKNSESLIFEEPQFDVKTGDFFSDLGIRFRKGKIQRQIKKIAVLPIGELLNNAQNEMAEHGYFETDFANFKVLNPSLDVEGIYSTAEDIRVFIRSQGKMDVQLKDLK from the coding sequence ATGAAATTCCAAAGCATCAAACTTCTATTCATATTCACTATTCTACTTCATACATCCTGTAAAAGTATCAAACCGGACAGGCCGCCAGCTGCAACGATGTTAGAGTTGCCCAGTTCCCGCTCTACTGTCAACATTCCAATTGTCATTCCTCTCAGTTATCTGGAGGATAATTTGAACAAGGACTGGAGCAGCAAATTGTTTGCAGACAAAGGGTTGCCTCTTGGAGGTGGTTTATCTGCTGATTTGGATGTGACCAGAACCGGAAAGATTTCTTTGAGAGGATCGGAAAACAATACCATCAATGTCAAGGTACCCATGAATATCATCGGTGACCTGAAAATAGAGAAAAAGGTTTTTGGGCAAAACCTCTCTACCAATTTTCCATTTAACGAAAACCTAAGCCCAGAAATCAGCTTTATCCCTGTGATTGGTCAAAACTGGGACTTGAATATCCAGAACCTTCAGATCAACAGTTGGGGAAGGTCCATGAAATACAACCTGTTGGGCTTCGAAATTGACCTGGATCCCTTGGTCAGAAACCAGTTACAAAAAGTATTGGACAACCAGCTTAAGGCCGCAAACCTGAGCCAACTTGACTTTAAGCACATGGCACAAGAGACTTGGGATGCTTTTTCTGATCCTTACACCGTGGAACAGAATGGAATTACGGCGCATTTTTATTCCGTACCTGACAAGATTATGGTCAAAGAAGAGATCACCCCTGACCAAGAACTTATCCTGTATTTGGGTTTGGAAGGTGAAATGTTTTCCAAGCTCGGATCAAAGCCTAACATCGTAAAAAAAGACCTCCCGAATATCAGTGTCAATGAGAGCAAAGAAAACCAGATTGACCTGGTGCTACCTTTGACTATTTCTTACAATGATCTGGATGAATACCTCAATACAACTTTTTCAGGTCAGCAAATCCGCACAAACAATACCACACTTATTTTTCCTTCCAATCTGAAAACCCAAAAATACGGTGACAAAACCCTCTTGAGTATGGATTTCAAAGCTGTAAGGGACGGGAAGAAAGATGTGGAAGGTAAAATGTATTTTGCCGGGAAACCTGTATTTGACAAAAACTCAGAATCCCTGATTTTTGAAGAACCGCAGTTTGATGTGAAAACAGGAGACTTTTTTTCCGATCTGGGCATTAGATTCAGAAAGGGCAAAATCCAAAGACAGATCAAGAAAATAGCGGTATTACCAATTGGTGAACTGCTGAACAATGCCCAAAATGAAATGGCAGAGCATGGATATTTTGAAACTGATTTTGCAAATTTTAAGGTGTTGAACCCCAGTTTGGATGTGGAAGGAATATACAGCACGGCTGAGGACATCAGGGTGTTTATCAGAAGTCAGGGAAAAATGGATGTGCAATTGAAGGATTTGAAGTAG
- a CDS encoding DUF6922 domain-containing protein, whose translation MEKKEKPVFEKRIFWDVDFEKLDYDAKANFVIERVFERGDVQDIRNCRRYYGDEKISKALLNAKFLPEMTMYLAAAVIDKPITEFRCYKLRQSNPELFPY comes from the coding sequence ATGGAAAAAAAGGAAAAGCCGGTTTTTGAAAAGAGGATTTTTTGGGATGTGGATTTTGAGAAACTTGACTATGATGCAAAAGCCAATTTCGTGATAGAGCGGGTATTTGAACGGGGCGATGTGCAGGATATCCGGAATTGCAGAAGGTATTATGGAGATGAGAAAATTTCGAAAGCACTGCTTAATGCTAAATTTTTACCCGAAATGACCATGTATTTAGCCGCGGCAGTAATTGATAAACCCATCACAGAATTCAGATGTTACAAATTGAGACAGTCGAACCCGGAACTTTTTCCATATTGA
- a CDS encoding nucleotidyl transferase AbiEii/AbiGii toxin family protein — MKIPELKDFHLVGGTALSLKYGHRISVDLDLFNCQSFENSLIEDCLIDFFGQEFKVRNSNPKIGIFSFIEEVKIDLIKHPFPMIKPIQEIEGIRFFSTEDIIAMKVQAILGRGKKKDFWDISELLQHYSVADFIQFHKEKYQRQNLLISVPQALIYFGDAEESEDPVSLKGQTWKKVKKSIEKKVRDFLI; from the coding sequence ATGAAAATCCCGGAATTAAAGGATTTTCATTTAGTCGGAGGAACAGCCTTGTCATTGAAATATGGACATCGAATTTCAGTGGATTTGGATTTATTCAATTGTCAATCATTTGAAAATTCACTCATTGAAGACTGTCTGATAGATTTTTTTGGTCAAGAGTTTAAAGTAAGAAACAGTAACCCGAAAATCGGAATATTTTCATTTATTGAGGAGGTAAAAATAGACCTCATCAAACACCCATTCCCAATGATTAAGCCTATTCAGGAGATCGAAGGAATCAGATTCTTTTCCACAGAAGACATTATAGCCATGAAAGTGCAGGCCATCTTGGGCAGAGGCAAAAAAAAAGATTTTTGGGATATTTCTGAATTGTTGCAACACTATTCAGTCGCTGATTTTATACAGTTTCACAAAGAGAAATATCAAAGACAAAATTTACTGATTTCTGTCCCACAGGCATTGATTTATTTCGGCGATGCAGAAGAAAGCGAGGATCCTGTCTCTCTCAAAGGGCAAACATGGAAAAAGGTCAAGAAATCCATTGAAAAAAAAGTAAGGGATTTTTTAATTTAA
- a CDS encoding SDR family NAD(P)-dependent oxidoreductase — protein MKLQNQTLIITGATSGMGKAIAIELANEGANLILSGRDQKRGNALMAELLDKGQVSKFLPGDVGDIEYNKQLVDLALATFGGLDGVVTNAGMLGLAPVTSLDPYIWDRTFRTNVDAVFFLLKYALPEMLKRPSASVVGNASIAAFKSFPNHPAYCASKAALVALAKQVAVDYGPKVRINAICPGPVDTPFIHDSAIAFPDPVKAVENAGKATLLKRLGEPEDIAKLVLFLVSDDASWITGSAFTIDGGILAGG, from the coding sequence ATGAAACTCCAAAACCAAACATTAATCATTACCGGTGCCACAAGTGGTATGGGTAAAGCCATAGCCATTGAATTGGCTAATGAAGGTGCCAATCTCATTCTGAGCGGAAGAGATCAGAAAAGAGGAAATGCATTAATGGCTGAATTGCTGGATAAGGGGCAGGTTTCAAAATTTTTGCCAGGAGATGTAGGCGATATTGAATACAACAAGCAATTGGTAGATCTCGCCCTAGCCACTTTTGGAGGCTTAGACGGTGTAGTTACCAATGCCGGGATGTTGGGTCTTGCACCTGTCACCTCATTGGATCCTTATATTTGGGACAGGACTTTCCGCACCAATGTGGATGCTGTATTCTTTTTACTTAAATATGCCCTTCCTGAAATGTTGAAAAGACCTTCTGCTTCAGTTGTGGGGAATGCTTCAATAGCAGCTTTCAAATCCTTTCCAAACCATCCTGCTTATTGTGCCTCCAAAGCCGCTTTAGTTGCCCTGGCCAAACAAGTGGCTGTGGATTATGGCCCAAAAGTACGCATCAATGCTATTTGTCCGGGACCGGTGGATACGCCTTTCATTCATGATTCAGCGATCGCTTTTCCGGATCCCGTCAAAGCGGTTGAAAATGCCGGAAAAGCTACTTTGCTCAAAAGACTTGGTGAGCCTGAGGATATTGCCAAATTGGTTTTGTTTCTGGTGTCAGATGATGCTTCCTGGATTACAGGAAGTGCCTTTACCATTGATGGCGGTATTTTAGCTGGAGGATAA
- a CDS encoding response regulator, which translates to MSDSIRILIVEDDMIIAANISLQLTKLGYEVTGIESRGEDAINHAKENHPDIILMDINLKGKIDGIDTAKSIQKIFDIPIIYLTANVDEASFQKAKETHPYAFISKPFNKLNLERTIALVVEKITEENIEKKSGDAMVETLEDRIFIRSQNKLIKVMLDEILYIEAERNYCNIITLDQNFTIVSPLNTFCEKMVSKDFLRVHRSFVVNIKKLDAVADSHLEINRKVIPISRMFKEDLMNSIRRI; encoded by the coding sequence ATGAGTGATAGCATAAGAATATTGATAGTGGAAGATGATATGATCATCGCGGCAAATATTTCTTTGCAGCTAACCAAATTAGGTTATGAAGTGACAGGCATCGAGTCAAGAGGAGAGGATGCCATCAACCACGCCAAAGAAAACCATCCGGATATCATCCTGATGGATATCAACCTGAAAGGAAAAATTGACGGAATTGATACAGCCAAATCGATTCAAAAAATTTTTGATATTCCAATTATCTACCTTACTGCAAATGTTGATGAGGCCTCATTCCAAAAAGCCAAAGAAACCCATCCCTATGCTTTTATTTCCAAACCATTCAATAAACTAAATCTGGAAAGGACTATTGCTCTTGTGGTTGAAAAAATAACAGAGGAAAATATAGAAAAGAAAAGTGGGGATGCAATGGTAGAAACTTTGGAAGACAGGATTTTTATCCGAAGCCAAAATAAGCTGATCAAGGTCATGCTCGATGAGATACTTTATATAGAAGCTGAAAGAAACTATTGTAACATCATCACCTTAGATCAAAATTTCACCATAGTCAGTCCTTTAAATACTTTTTGTGAAAAAATGGTCAGTAAAGACTTCTTGAGGGTGCATCGTTCTTTTGTGGTAAATATCAAAAAACTGGATGCAGTGGCTGATTCTCATTTGGAAATCAACAGAAAAGTGATTCCGATCAGCAGGATGTTTAAAGAAGATTTGATGAATAGTATAAGGAGGATATGA
- a CDS encoding tetratricopeptide repeat-containing sensor histidine kinase, whose amino-acid sequence MDTDDFEADYLDNLESSLEHIYQDSLRFMIINDLGYYYHTRNLHKSLEIINRGLEEVREAENNIWEGRMQVSQGAILLRLEDLDYAELVLLSAQEKMPEKESWLLLTNLGYVYERRGDLSKAFEYATQTLQLGEKYKDKKAMAMAYSDMSNLFWKQGRFDKGVEYGLKSLALFEQRGLLDLDFDFTLHVLGNNLVELKRYEEALLYFQRSAIIGEKYGFYNNLSDTYIALSALYNQIGDFENAEESGKEALKYAELLENDFMVVRSLLCLGKMKNEQKDFESAKLYLERSIRTATDDFGDIYYLGRIYQELSKAYEGTNNINKSLEAHKKFHELTQQVFNSEADQRIAQLQTEMEVNQKENTISLQMEKLKQQATIQVFTLILTGLMIFFLFFLYRVFIRRKKYSLLLEKQNKEKEFLLKEIHHRVKNNLETISSLLSLQTAQINNQELQNIMIESQNRVQSMGMIHQNLYQGENMTAIEMKQYFRNLAKYVIDSFDATERVTFDCAMDSLELDVDRAIPIGLIVNELITNSLKYAFPHNSQGKITITFSETDSHLLLKVCDNGVGFDKDKGIKGTGFGSQLVDLLTKQLDGNMTLITTKGTEVFFEFQIGKAA is encoded by the coding sequence GTGGATACAGATGATTTCGAAGCAGATTACTTAGATAATTTAGAAAGTTCCTTAGAACATATTTATCAGGACAGTTTGCGTTTTATGATCATCAATGACCTGGGTTATTATTACCATACCAGAAACCTTCATAAATCACTGGAAATCATCAATAGGGGTTTGGAAGAAGTCCGAGAGGCAGAGAATAATATTTGGGAGGGAAGAATGCAGGTTTCCCAAGGTGCTATCTTATTGAGGTTGGAAGATCTTGATTACGCAGAACTCGTACTCCTAAGTGCTCAGGAAAAAATGCCCGAAAAGGAATCATGGTTGCTATTGACCAATCTAGGATATGTTTATGAGCGAAGAGGGGATTTGAGCAAAGCCTTTGAATATGCAACGCAAACATTACAGTTGGGGGAAAAATATAAAGATAAAAAAGCCATGGCTATGGCCTATTCTGATATGAGTAACCTGTTTTGGAAACAGGGCAGATTTGATAAAGGAGTTGAATATGGCTTGAAGTCTCTAGCGCTGTTTGAGCAAAGGGGATTGCTTGACCTTGATTTTGATTTTACTTTGCATGTTTTGGGAAATAATCTGGTTGAGCTCAAAAGATATGAAGAAGCATTGCTATACTTTCAAAGATCAGCCATTATAGGAGAAAAATATGGTTTCTATAATAATCTTAGCGACACCTATATAGCTCTTTCAGCATTGTATAATCAAATTGGTGATTTTGAAAATGCCGAAGAGTCAGGCAAGGAAGCCCTTAAATATGCGGAATTGTTGGAAAATGATTTTATGGTGGTGCGGTCCCTGCTTTGTCTTGGAAAGATGAAAAATGAACAAAAAGATTTCGAATCCGCCAAATTATATTTAGAAAGAAGTATTCGGACTGCAACTGATGATTTTGGAGATATATACTATTTGGGTAGGATTTATCAGGAATTGAGTAAGGCTTATGAAGGAACTAACAATATCAATAAATCCTTGGAAGCCCATAAAAAATTTCATGAACTAACCCAACAGGTTTTCAATTCAGAGGCCGACCAAAGAATCGCCCAACTGCAGACTGAAATGGAAGTAAACCAAAAAGAGAATACCATTTCTTTGCAAATGGAAAAATTAAAACAGCAGGCAACGATACAGGTTTTTACCCTTATTTTGACTGGTCTGATGATTTTTTTCCTGTTTTTCCTTTATAGGGTATTTATCAGAAGAAAGAAGTATAGTTTGCTTTTGGAAAAACAGAATAAGGAAAAAGAGTTTTTATTAAAGGAAATCCACCATAGGGTAAAAAATAATCTGGAGACCATTTCGAGCCTCCTTTCTCTTCAAACAGCACAAATCAACAACCAAGAGCTTCAAAATATCATGATTGAAAGCCAAAACAGGGTACAGAGTATGGGAATGATCCACCAAAACCTGTATCAGGGGGAAAATATGACGGCTATTGAAATGAAGCAGTACTTTCGAAATCTGGCAAAATATGTCATTGATTCATTTGATGCAACAGAAAGGGTTACATTTGACTGTGCTATGGATTCCTTGGAACTTGATGTGGACAGGGCAATACCGATAGGTTTGATCGTCAATGAATTGATAACCAATTCACTGAAATACGCCTTTCCTCACAATAGTCAAGGGAAAATTACAATAACCTTTTCAGAAACCGATTCTCATTTGCTTTTGAAAGTATGCGATAACGGGGTGGGTTTTGATAAGGATAAAGGAATAAAAGGAACTGGATTTGGATCGCAACTTGTGGATTTATTGACCAAACAATTAGACGGAAATATGACTTTGATTACAACTAAAGGAACAGAAGTTTTTTTTGAATTTCAAATAGGAAAAGCAGCATGA
- a CDS encoding DUF418 domain-containing protein, producing MLSIMLIGIALFKWGLLSGEKPSSVYWLMVGIGYPIGIGINYHEVQLILEAKFSTLSFSEASVTYYWGRFFVAIGHIGLIMLFCKSPFFGWLKTSLAAVGKMALTNYLMHSVICMFIFTGVGFGLFGQLERFQLLYMVFAIWVVQLILSPIWLKYFQFGPMEWVWRSLSHLQKPSFRKN from the coding sequence GTGCTGAGTATAATGTTGATCGGGATAGCACTCTTTAAGTGGGGATTGCTTTCGGGGGAAAAGCCCTCCTCTGTTTATTGGTTAATGGTAGGTATAGGATATCCAATTGGGATAGGAATCAACTACCATGAGGTGCAGCTGATTTTGGAGGCGAAATTTTCCACCCTTTCGTTCAGTGAAGCCAGTGTAACCTACTATTGGGGGAGGTTTTTTGTGGCGATAGGACACATAGGTTTAATCATGCTGTTTTGCAAATCCCCATTCTTCGGATGGTTGAAAACCTCTCTTGCCGCAGTGGGCAAAATGGCCCTGACCAATTACTTGATGCACTCGGTGATCTGCATGTTTATATTTACCGGAGTTGGTTTTGGGCTATTTGGGCAATTGGAACGGTTCCAACTTTTGTATATGGTTTTTGCCATTTGGGTTGTTCAGTTGATCCTTAGCCCTATATGGTTGAAATATTTTCAATTCGGTCCCATGGAGTGGGTTTGGAGAAGTCTGAGCCACCTGCAAAAACCAAGTTTTAGGAAGAACTAA
- a CDS encoding YybH family protein produces MNKKNYFHIATAFIALSLFSVACSSPAPEEAAVPEAMQEPIAATPDMAAIKAEIQALEIAWAAADNAGDVAALLAFYTDDAVSMGGDSPMAVGKAAIQKEIEASMASRPAGTTVKYEVLDVFGNENTVTEVGKTTRMDASGKVISSGKYMAVWEKRDGKYLCVADISNNDSKEN; encoded by the coding sequence ATGAACAAGAAAAACTATTTCCACATAGCAACAGCATTTATCGCTCTTTCACTATTCAGTGTGGCCTGCAGCTCCCCCGCTCCTGAAGAAGCAGCAGTTCCAGAAGCGATGCAGGAACCCATAGCTGCAACACCGGATATGGCTGCCATAAAAGCTGAAATCCAAGCCTTAGAAATTGCCTGGGCTGCAGCAGATAATGCCGGAGATGTTGCTGCATTGCTTGCCTTTTATACTGACGACGCCGTGAGCATGGGTGGAGATTCTCCAATGGCTGTAGGTAAAGCTGCCATTCAAAAGGAGATTGAAGCAAGTATGGCTTCCAGACCTGCAGGAACTACGGTCAAATACGAAGTTTTAGATGTTTTTGGTAACGAAAACACCGTTACTGAAGTGGGTAAAACCACTAGAATGGACGCATCCGGAAAAGTCATTTCTTCCGGTAAGTACATGGCTGTCTGGGAAAAACGGGATGGCAAATATCTCTGTGTAGCAGATATCAGCAATAACGACTCAAAGGAAAATTAA
- a CDS encoding outer membrane beta-barrel family protein, which yields MKTLTGVVLLFSFVSQGFTQGIIQGKVHDAQAKEMSFANVLLWNKPDSSMVKGVVSDESGNYIFTEIPKGEYYVEVHILGYAKTHSPVFSFLGTEKNNLATIILVQEDQNLEEVTVVATRPFFELEQGKMVVNVANSISAAGLSVIDVLDRSPGVMVNRQSNSLSVLGKNGVVILMNGHRFRMPMEAAYQMLAGLNSSDVEKIEIITVPPANYDADGDAGFINIVMKKDNDMIGTNGILTIGQGYGSGYNGNMSFSLNHQGPKFSWFGILSATYVDQVQEWEAFRGNNNGFEDISIETTTDRFATRKAINYQAGFDYKLTTNTILSGLVSGYNNRWDMTAPNVTKSNYSISPDTLFRMTTVEINKWSHIMGNINLQHTFQNGQVISTNVDYLTYKNSNPSWYTIMNYDESDDLIGSQEFRVSKDTPIDLWVTDLNHSMKMGKSVSVESGLRATFSKFTNTVVFEEKLGSDWLIDPKFTNDGLLNEDILAAFSTAKIDFDEKTTLNAGVRYENTKTNLTTVSGEKIVDRHYGDFFPTAFLSRKINADNLVQVSYGRRITRPTFNQMAPFVFFSDPFSFFAGNENILPTYTNTFKTDYSYKSMLFFVQYSRDKNVIASFQPTLDEESNTVFLRTENLDQRQTVAMMVAFPLKITSWWETQNNFTANYQRVNSELNGEIYEVDQKGIQVVLTNTFTLPKKYTIELMGNYNSPTINGYFNWLSRGFVNLGIQKDFEKSGVLRISCNDIFETSQLRWRSFEGADLEFSGRLKFEKRVFMATYTYKFGNNKIQGTRKRKVGSQEEQRRVTN from the coding sequence ATGAAGACTTTAACTGGAGTAGTGCTTTTATTTTCATTTGTTTCTCAGGGATTTACACAAGGGATTATTCAGGGTAAGGTTCATGATGCTCAAGCAAAAGAGATGTCCTTTGCCAACGTCTTACTTTGGAACAAACCTGATTCCTCGATGGTCAAAGGGGTAGTTTCAGATGAATCCGGAAACTATATTTTCACAGAAATACCCAAAGGGGAATACTATGTGGAAGTACATATCCTGGGATATGCCAAAACCCATTCACCGGTGTTCAGTTTTTTGGGAACAGAAAAGAATAATCTGGCAACAATCATTTTGGTTCAGGAAGACCAAAACCTGGAGGAAGTGACAGTAGTTGCTACCCGGCCATTTTTTGAGCTGGAACAGGGAAAAATGGTAGTCAACGTGGCCAACAGCATTTCCGCGGCAGGATTATCGGTCATCGATGTACTGGATAGATCCCCCGGTGTAATGGTAAACAGGCAGAGCAATTCCTTATCGGTTTTAGGAAAAAACGGTGTGGTTATTTTAATGAACGGCCACAGGTTCCGAATGCCCATGGAAGCTGCCTATCAGATGCTGGCAGGTCTCAATTCCAGTGATGTCGAAAAGATCGAAATCATTACTGTCCCCCCTGCCAACTATGATGCTGACGGTGATGCGGGATTCATCAATATCGTGATGAAAAAAGACAATGACATGATAGGTACTAATGGTATCCTGACCATAGGCCAAGGCTATGGATCGGGCTATAATGGCAACATGAGCTTCAGCCTCAACCATCAGGGGCCCAAATTCAGTTGGTTTGGGATTTTGTCTGCGACTTATGTCGATCAGGTGCAGGAATGGGAAGCCTTTAGAGGTAACAACAACGGATTTGAAGACATAAGTATCGAAACAACCACCGATCGATTTGCCACAAGAAAAGCCATCAATTATCAGGCTGGATTTGATTACAAATTAACAACCAATACCATCCTCAGTGGTTTGGTCAGTGGTTATAATAACCGGTGGGATATGACTGCACCCAATGTTACCAAATCCAATTATTCCATCTCCCCTGATACCCTCTTTCGAATGACAACAGTGGAGATTAATAAATGGAGCCATATTATGGGCAATATCAATCTTCAGCATACCTTCCAAAACGGACAGGTAATCAGCACAAATGTAGATTACCTGACTTATAAAAATTCAAATCCTTCCTGGTACACCATTATGAATTATGATGAATCCGATGATCTGATCGGTTCACAGGAATTCAGAGTAAGTAAAGATACCCCCATTGATCTTTGGGTGACAGACCTCAACCATTCCATGAAAATGGGGAAATCAGTATCCGTTGAATCTGGTCTCCGGGCTACTTTTTCAAAATTCACCAATACAGTGGTCTTCGAGGAAAAATTGGGATCAGATTGGCTGATTGATCCAAAATTCACCAATGACGGCCTTCTCAATGAAGATATATTGGCTGCTTTTTCCACCGCAAAAATTGATTTTGACGAAAAGACTACCTTAAATGCAGGAGTCAGGTACGAGAACACCAAAACCAACCTGACGACCGTTTCTGGAGAGAAAATCGTTGACAGGCATTATGGGGATTTCTTCCCTACGGCATTTTTATCCAGAAAAATCAATGCCGACAACTTGGTACAGGTGTCCTATGGGCGCAGAATTACCCGCCCAACTTTCAATCAAATGGCACCCTTTGTGTTTTTTTCTGACCCATTTTCATTTTTTGCCGGAAATGAAAACATTCTGCCTACTTACACTAACACCTTCAAAACAGATTATTCCTATAAGAGTATGCTATTTTTTGTACAGTACAGCCGGGACAAAAATGTAATCGCATCTTTCCAACCTACCCTCGATGAAGAAAGCAATACTGTATTCTTAAGAACGGAAAATCTTGACCAAAGACAGACTGTTGCCATGATGGTTGCTTTTCCTTTAAAAATAACTTCCTGGTGGGAAACCCAAAACAATTTCACGGCCAATTATCAAAGAGTCAATTCAGAGTTGAATGGAGAGATTTATGAAGTTGACCAGAAAGGTATTCAGGTGGTGCTGACCAATACTTTCACCCTTCCCAAAAAATACACCATTGAGTTGATGGGCAATTATAATTCGCCCACTATCAATGGCTATTTCAATTGGCTTTCAAGAGGCTTTGTCAATCTCGGAATCCAAAAAGACTTTGAAAAATCAGGCGTTTTGAGGATTTCCTGCAATGATATCTTTGAAACCAGCCAATTGAGATGGCGGTCATTTGAAGGGGCTGATTTGGAATTTTCAGGCAGGTTGAAATTTGAAAAAAGAGTGTTTATGGCCACCTACACTTATAAGTTTGGAAACAACAAAATCCAAGGAACCAGGAAAAGAAAAGTAGGATCCCAAGAGGAACAGAGAAGGGTTACCAATTAA